Proteins encoded together in one Microbacterium sp. ABRD28 window:
- a CDS encoding purine-nucleoside phosphorylase — MHHSPAHPLDDPNADPFAVAAQAADDIARLTGVDHHDIALTLGSGWGKAADLIGETVATVPATEVTGFSRPALEGHVGTIRSILTPAGRRVLVIGARTHFYEGHGVRRVVHSVRTAAATGARIMVLTNGAGGIRRTWHPGQPVLISDHINLTAASPLEGATFIDLTDLYSERLREIARAVDATLDEGVYCQFRGPHYETPAEVRMAERIGGDIVGMSTALEAIAARQAGMEILGFSLITNLAAGIQTTPLSHEEVLEAGRDAEPVISSLLARVVEKL; from the coding sequence ATGCATCATTCCCCTGCCCATCCGCTCGACGACCCGAACGCCGATCCGTTCGCCGTCGCCGCCCAGGCGGCCGACGACATCGCCCGCCTCACGGGCGTGGACCACCACGACATCGCCCTCACCCTCGGAAGCGGGTGGGGGAAGGCCGCCGACCTGATCGGCGAGACCGTCGCGACGGTTCCCGCCACCGAGGTGACCGGTTTCAGCCGTCCGGCGCTCGAGGGTCACGTGGGCACGATCCGCAGCATCCTCACCCCTGCCGGCCGCAGGGTGCTCGTCATCGGCGCGCGCACGCATTTCTACGAGGGCCACGGGGTGCGCCGTGTCGTGCACAGCGTCCGGACCGCCGCCGCGACCGGGGCCCGGATCATGGTCCTCACCAACGGCGCGGGCGGCATCCGCCGCACGTGGCATCCGGGGCAGCCGGTGCTCATCAGCGACCACATCAACCTCACGGCCGCCTCACCGCTCGAAGGCGCGACCTTCATCGACCTCACCGACCTGTACTCGGAGCGCCTGCGCGAGATCGCGCGCGCGGTCGACGCGACGCTCGACGAGGGCGTGTACTGCCAGTTCCGCGGGCCGCACTACGAGACCCCGGCAGAAGTCCGGATGGCCGAGCGCATCGGCGGCGACATCGTCGGCATGTCCACCGCCCTCGAGGCGATCGCGGCCCGACAGGCCGGGATGGAGATCCTCGGGTTCTCGCTCATCACCAATCTCGCGGCGGGCATCCAGACCACGCCTCTCAGCCACGAGGAGGTTCTCGAGGCCGGACGCGACGCCGAGCCGGTGATCTCCTCCCTCCTCGCCCGGGTGGTGGAGAAGCTGTGA
- a CDS encoding NAD(P)H-quinone dehydrogenase yields the protein MSLSFERTQSVAILGGGPGGYEAALAAAQLGAEVTLVERAGVGGSAVITDVVPSKTLIATADAAVAISEASDLGVQLFARGETGKPLKPEIAINLAAVNKRVLSLARQQSDDMRASLVEAGVRIISGHGRLEGRNEVIVSTDIGGTDFDRVEADTLVVSVGASPRRLPSAKPDGQRILTWTQLYTMNALPSHLIVVGSGVTGAEFASAYMNLGAQVTLISSRDQVLPGEDADAATVLEKVFKRGGMTVLSRCRAESVVNTGDGVQVTLGDGRVVEGSHCLMAVGAIPNTAGIGLEEAGVQMTDSGHIQVNRVARTSVPNIYAAGDCTTFVPLASVASMQGRTAVFHALGDVVIPLEQRRITSNIFTAPEIATIGFQEKDVTSGAIDGQVLKLPLSANPRAKMMGVRDGFVKLIARRGSGTVIGGVIVAPRASELIYPIAIAVERRLTVDQVSRVFAVYPSLSGSITDAARAMHIVDRPMDAAQV from the coding sequence ATGTCGTTGAGCTTCGAGCGGACCCAGAGCGTGGCGATCCTGGGCGGCGGTCCCGGCGGGTACGAGGCGGCCCTGGCAGCCGCTCAGCTGGGCGCCGAGGTCACCCTCGTCGAGCGCGCCGGCGTCGGCGGATCGGCCGTCATCACCGATGTCGTCCCCTCCAAGACGCTCATCGCCACGGCCGACGCCGCCGTGGCGATCTCGGAGGCGAGCGACCTGGGCGTGCAGCTGTTCGCCCGAGGCGAGACGGGAAAGCCCCTCAAGCCCGAGATCGCGATCAACCTCGCGGCGGTGAACAAGCGCGTGCTCTCGCTCGCGCGCCAGCAGTCCGACGACATGCGGGCGTCGCTGGTCGAAGCCGGGGTGCGCATCATCTCGGGCCACGGGCGTCTCGAAGGGCGCAACGAGGTCATCGTCTCCACCGACATCGGCGGTACCGATTTCGATCGGGTGGAGGCCGACACCCTCGTCGTCTCGGTCGGCGCCTCGCCCCGTCGGCTGCCGAGCGCCAAGCCCGACGGGCAGCGCATCCTCACCTGGACGCAGCTCTACACGATGAACGCCCTCCCTTCGCACCTCATCGTCGTGGGATCGGGGGTCACCGGGGCCGAGTTCGCCTCGGCGTACATGAACCTCGGAGCCCAGGTCACGCTCATCTCCAGCCGCGACCAGGTGCTCCCGGGCGAGGATGCCGACGCCGCGACCGTGCTCGAGAAGGTGTTCAAGCGCGGCGGCATGACCGTGCTGTCGCGGTGCCGCGCCGAGAGCGTCGTCAACACCGGCGACGGCGTCCAGGTGACCCTGGGCGACGGACGCGTCGTCGAGGGGAGCCACTGCCTCATGGCGGTCGGCGCCATCCCGAACACCGCCGGCATCGGCCTGGAGGAGGCCGGGGTGCAGATGACCGACTCCGGTCACATCCAGGTCAACCGGGTCGCACGCACGAGCGTGCCGAACATCTACGCGGCGGGCGACTGCACCACCTTCGTGCCGCTGGCTTCGGTCGCCTCGATGCAGGGCCGCACCGCCGTCTTCCACGCCCTCGGCGACGTGGTCATCCCGCTCGAGCAACGCCGCATCACCTCGAACATCTTCACCGCTCCCGAGATCGCCACCATCGGCTTCCAGGAGAAGGATGTCACCTCCGGCGCCATCGACGGACAGGTGCTGAAACTCCCTCTCTCGGCCAATCCGCGGGCGAAGATGATGGGGGTGCGCGACGGGTTCGTCAAGCTCATCGCCCGCCGCGGCAGCGGCACCGTCATCGGCGGGGTCATCGTCGCCCCGCGGGCGTCGGAGCTGATCTACCCGATCGCGATCGCCGTGGAGCGGCGCCTCACCGTCGATCAGGTCTCGCGGGTCTTCGCCGTCTATCCCTCGCTGTCGGGCAGCATCACCGATGCCGCGCGCGCCATGCACATCGTCGACCGGCCGATGGACGCCGCCCAGGTCTGA
- a CDS encoding phospho-sugar mutase gives MTAPVGSHAIARARAWRDQDPDDETRAELDDLIARTEAGDEAAATELTDRFAARLAFGTAGLRGELGAGSNRMNRVLVSQAAAGLGAYVLAQADEIGPGAGDEAPLVVIGYDGRRNSDVFARDSAEIMAGMGLRVTVLPRLLPTPVLAFAVRHLGAHAGVMVTASHNPPNDNGYKVYLGGVHGGSQIVAPADAHIAAEIQRVADTLRVDELPRSDAWELADEAVVDAYVAATARVAPAGPGAAGLRWVYTAMHGVGWETLSKIVAAAGYPEPILVEQQTAPDGRFPTVAFPNPEEPGAMDLAFETARASGAELVVANDPDADRLAVAVPDPAAEGGWRRLTGNQVGLLLGWRAARAAAADAGRGPAASLACSLVSSPGLEAVAHHYGLDFHATLTGFKWISRAPGIVYGFEEALGYLVNPETVRDKDGISAAIALLGIVTDARAEGRTLADVLREFDETFGFFASDQISVRVDDLSAIDRVMAALRADPPVRIGTVAVERFEDLSQGVGDLPPGDVLRLWLAQGARVIVRPSGTEPKLKLYLDVRGSSAADAAAQVADIAAGARALLAQIEGR, from the coding sequence GTGACCGCACCGGTGGGGTCGCACGCGATCGCGCGGGCGCGCGCCTGGCGCGATCAGGATCCCGATGACGAGACCCGCGCCGAGCTCGATGACCTGATCGCGCGCACGGAGGCCGGAGACGAGGCCGCGGCCACCGAGCTGACCGACCGCTTCGCCGCGCGCCTGGCCTTCGGCACCGCGGGCCTGCGCGGTGAGCTGGGAGCGGGCAGCAATCGGATGAACCGGGTGCTGGTCTCGCAGGCCGCGGCCGGGCTCGGGGCGTATGTGCTGGCGCAGGCCGACGAGATCGGACCGGGAGCCGGAGACGAGGCCCCACTCGTCGTGATCGGTTACGACGGGCGTCGGAACTCCGACGTCTTCGCCCGCGACTCCGCCGAGATCATGGCGGGCATGGGACTGCGCGTGACCGTCCTCCCCCGTCTTCTCCCGACTCCTGTGCTCGCCTTCGCCGTACGCCACCTCGGCGCCCACGCGGGCGTCATGGTGACGGCGAGCCACAATCCGCCGAACGACAACGGCTACAAGGTGTATCTCGGAGGGGTGCACGGCGGGTCGCAGATCGTCGCGCCCGCCGACGCGCACATCGCCGCCGAGATCCAGCGCGTGGCCGACACCCTGCGGGTCGACGAGCTGCCGCGGTCGGATGCGTGGGAGCTCGCCGACGAGGCCGTCGTCGACGCCTACGTCGCCGCGACCGCGCGGGTCGCACCGGCCGGGCCGGGTGCGGCCGGGCTCCGCTGGGTCTACACCGCGATGCACGGCGTGGGCTGGGAGACACTGTCGAAGATCGTCGCTGCGGCGGGTTACCCCGAGCCGATCCTCGTCGAGCAGCAGACCGCCCCCGACGGGCGCTTCCCCACCGTCGCCTTCCCCAACCCCGAAGAGCCCGGGGCGATGGATCTGGCCTTCGAGACCGCACGCGCCTCAGGTGCGGAACTCGTCGTGGCGAACGACCCCGACGCCGATCGGCTCGCGGTCGCTGTGCCCGACCCGGCCGCCGAGGGCGGCTGGCGCCGGCTCACCGGCAACCAGGTCGGACTGCTCCTCGGATGGCGTGCCGCCCGTGCGGCCGCGGCCGATGCGGGGCGCGGGCCCGCGGCATCCCTTGCGTGTTCTCTCGTCTCCTCCCCCGGGCTCGAAGCCGTCGCGCACCACTACGGCCTCGACTTCCACGCGACCCTCACAGGTTTCAAGTGGATCTCGCGCGCGCCGGGCATCGTCTACGGCTTCGAGGAGGCCCTCGGCTACCTCGTCAACCCCGAGACGGTGCGCGACAAGGACGGGATCTCCGCCGCTATCGCCCTGCTCGGCATCGTCACCGACGCGCGTGCCGAGGGGCGCACACTGGCCGACGTGCTGCGCGAGTTCGATGAGACCTTCGGCTTCTTCGCCAGCGACCAGATCTCGGTGCGGGTCGATGACCTCTCGGCGATCGACCGGGTGATGGCGGCGCTGCGCGCCGACCCTCCAGTCCGCATCGGCACGGTCGCCGTCGAGCGGTTCGAAGACCTCAGCCAGGGCGTCGGCGACCTGCCGCCCGGCGATGTGCTGAGACTGTGGCTCGCCCAGGGCGCCCGGGTCATCGTGCGCCCGAGCGGGACGGAACCGAAGCTGAAGCTCTATCTGGATGTGCGCGGGTCATCGGCCGCCGACGCCGCCGCGCAGGTCGCCGACATCGCCGCCGGTGCGCGCGCCCTCCTCGCGCAGATCGAGGGGAGATGA
- a CDS encoding biotin carboxylase N-terminal domain-containing protein, translating into MPRIAKVLIANRGEIAVRVIRAARDAGKASVAVYADQDRDALHARLADEAYALEGSTSAETYLSIEKILSIARRSGADAVHPGYGFLAENADFARAVIAAGLVWIGPSPEAIEALGDKVTARAVAEKVGAPLAPGTPGPVAGADEVVAFAESVGLPIAIKAAYGGGGRGLKVARTLDEVPEMFESATREAIAAFGRGECFVEKYLDKPRHVETQCLADSAGNVVVVSTRDCSLQRRHQKLVEEAPAPFLTEEQNRILYDASKAILREVGYLGAGTCEFLIGADGTISFLEVNTRLQVEHPVSEEVTGLDLVREQFRLAEGEELGYDDPAPVGHSIEFRINGEDPGRGFLPQPGPIHVFKTFGGPGLRLDSGVTAGDSVSGAFDSLLAKIIVTGRDRAEALERARRALDEFEVAGLPTVLPFHRKVVRDPAFTAADGVFGVYTRWIETEFDNDIPPWDGELDAPAAGEGRHTVVVEVAGKRLEVSLPDRVATTASHTAGRPAAVPPSRRSHTASAVAGASGDAVKAPMQATIVKVAVAEGQQVVKGDLVVVLEAMKMEQPIQAHKDGTVGAINADPGTTVAAGHQLLTIA; encoded by the coding sequence ATGCCTCGAATCGCCAAGGTGCTCATCGCGAATCGCGGCGAGATCGCCGTCCGCGTCATCCGTGCCGCCCGCGACGCCGGGAAGGCGTCTGTCGCCGTCTACGCCGACCAGGATCGCGACGCCCTCCACGCCCGTCTCGCCGACGAGGCGTACGCCCTCGAGGGCTCCACGAGCGCCGAGACGTACCTGTCGATCGAGAAGATCCTCTCGATCGCCCGCCGCTCGGGCGCCGACGCGGTGCACCCCGGCTACGGCTTCCTCGCCGAGAACGCCGACTTCGCCCGGGCCGTCATCGCCGCGGGCCTGGTGTGGATCGGTCCCTCGCCCGAGGCGATCGAGGCGCTGGGCGACAAGGTCACCGCGCGCGCCGTCGCCGAGAAGGTCGGCGCTCCCCTGGCTCCCGGCACGCCGGGGCCGGTCGCGGGCGCGGACGAAGTCGTGGCCTTCGCCGAGTCGGTGGGGCTCCCCATCGCGATCAAGGCCGCCTACGGCGGCGGCGGGCGGGGCCTGAAGGTCGCGCGCACCCTCGACGAGGTGCCCGAGATGTTCGAGTCGGCGACCCGCGAGGCGATCGCGGCCTTCGGGCGGGGCGAGTGCTTCGTGGAGAAGTACCTCGACAAGCCCCGACACGTCGAGACCCAGTGCCTCGCCGACAGCGCGGGCAACGTCGTGGTCGTCTCCACGCGCGACTGCTCGCTCCAGCGCCGCCACCAGAAGCTCGTCGAAGAGGCCCCCGCACCGTTCCTCACCGAGGAGCAGAACCGCATCCTCTACGACGCCTCGAAGGCCATCCTCCGTGAGGTGGGCTACCTCGGCGCGGGAACGTGCGAGTTCCTGATCGGCGCCGACGGCACCATCTCCTTCCTCGAGGTGAACACCCGCCTCCAGGTGGAGCACCCCGTCTCCGAGGAGGTGACCGGGCTCGACCTCGTGCGCGAGCAGTTCCGCCTCGCCGAGGGCGAAGAGCTCGGCTACGACGACCCGGCGCCGGTGGGCCACTCGATCGAGTTCCGCATCAACGGCGAAGACCCCGGTCGCGGCTTCCTCCCTCAGCCCGGCCCGATCCACGTCTTCAAGACGTTCGGCGGCCCGGGCCTGCGTCTGGACTCCGGCGTCACCGCCGGCGACAGCGTGTCGGGGGCGTTCGACTCGCTGCTGGCCAAGATCATCGTGACCGGCCGCGACCGCGCGGAGGCGCTCGAGCGCGCGCGGAGGGCTCTGGACGAGTTCGAGGTGGCGGGACTCCCCACCGTTCTGCCGTTCCACCGCAAGGTCGTCCGTGACCCCGCCTTCACCGCCGCGGACGGCGTGTTCGGCGTGTACACCAGGTGGATCGAGACGGAGTTCGACAATGACATCCCGCCGTGGGACGGCGAGCTCGACGCTCCCGCCGCCGGCGAGGGCCGCCACACCGTCGTCGTCGAGGTCGCCGGCAAGCGCCTCGAGGTCAGCCTCCCCGACCGGGTCGCCACCACCGCCTCGCACACGGCCGGTCGTCCGGCAGCCGTGCCGCCCTCGCGGCGCTCCCACACCGCCTCCGCTGTCGCGGGCGCATCGGGCGACGCGGTGAAGGCGCCGATGCAGGCGACGATCGTCAAGGTCGCGGTGGCGGAGGGGCAGCAGGTCGTCAAGGGCGACCTCGTCGTGGTGCTCGAGGCCATGAAGATGGAGCAGCCCATCCAGGCGCACAAGGACGGCACCGTCGGCGCCATCAACGCCGATCCCGGCACGACTGTCGCGGCGGGTCACCAGCTCCTGACGATCGCGTAG
- a CDS encoding Maf family protein, with product MRVLLASTSPARLMLLRSAGIEPETLAPDVDEEEVIAAVEAGEGRTLSPQEHVLLLARRKAADVAARVVAEDPAFDGVVIGGDSMFELDGEILGKPYEPDVAVARWRAMRGRTGVLHSGHSVFRISPGAPAHEEHAVAEASVSFCADVTDDEIDAYVATGEPLQVAGAFTVDSLGGPFIERVEGDPSTVVGMSLSTLRRLITRHGVAWTSLWGTSD from the coding sequence ATGCGTGTGCTCCTCGCCTCGACGTCGCCCGCCCGTCTCATGCTGCTGCGCAGCGCCGGCATCGAACCCGAGACCCTCGCCCCCGACGTCGACGAGGAAGAGGTCATCGCGGCCGTCGAGGCGGGTGAAGGGCGCACCCTCAGTCCTCAGGAGCACGTCCTGCTGCTCGCGCGGCGGAAGGCGGCGGATGTCGCGGCGCGCGTGGTCGCGGAGGATCCGGCCTTCGACGGTGTCGTGATCGGCGGGGACTCGATGTTCGAGCTTGACGGCGAGATCCTCGGGAAGCCGTATGAACCCGACGTGGCGGTCGCGCGGTGGCGCGCGATGCGCGGCCGCACCGGCGTGCTGCACTCGGGCCACAGCGTGTTCCGCATCTCCCCCGGTGCGCCCGCGCACGAGGAGCACGCCGTGGCCGAGGCGTCGGTGAGCTTCTGCGCCGACGTCACCGACGACGAGATCGACGCGTACGTGGCCACCGGGGAGCCGCTGCAGGTCGCGGGCGCCTTCACCGTCGACAGCCTGGGCGGACCCTTCATCGAGCGGGTCGAGGGCGATCCGTCGACGGTGGTCGGGATGTCGCTGTCGACCCTTCGACGCCTGATCACGCGCCACGGGGTCGCCTGGACCTCGCTCTGGGGCACTTCCGACTGA
- a CDS encoding ATP-binding protein yields the protein MSVGAEAQRAAPPEAVGRIPQGPESAASLGSFTRRRVERILTIAIAIGCLILGAQAFVTALGPSDEAPGWHVPLMVLTFGPLAAMLIACAVGRAVRVFAALFCVCYVIALALWPAATAGQPSDPTTQPWIWYLVNVATVASVVVVPFMWQVAWTLMVPMFFGSVRILQTDAAPQLWIPLVLDVSFALILGMMLITLGRVFRRIAADVDDARTKAVASYARAAAANAAEEERVAVAALMHDSVLAALIASERADTERERTLAVAMAREALTRFANTEQGVEEGSDEPTDAQALADAVERAAANLGADPVRSRDIERDTPPLPGRVARALTLAATQAVANAVEHAHGEGLAVHVSGRADRIAVVVSDTGHGFDLHAIPDDRLGIRASIVARVAAVGGIAAVEPTPQGTTVTLEWRPVTA from the coding sequence ATGAGCGTCGGCGCTGAGGCTCAGCGCGCGGCGCCACCTGAGGCCGTCGGGCGCATTCCGCAGGGACCGGAGAGCGCGGCATCCCTCGGGTCCTTCACCCGGCGCCGGGTCGAGCGCATCCTCACCATCGCGATCGCGATCGGATGCCTCATCCTCGGCGCTCAGGCCTTCGTCACCGCCCTCGGGCCGAGCGACGAGGCTCCCGGGTGGCATGTGCCCCTGATGGTCCTCACCTTCGGACCGCTGGCGGCCATGCTCATCGCCTGCGCGGTCGGGCGCGCCGTGCGGGTCTTCGCCGCACTGTTCTGCGTCTGCTACGTCATCGCGCTTGCCCTCTGGCCGGCAGCGACCGCCGGTCAACCGTCGGACCCCACCACGCAGCCCTGGATCTGGTACCTGGTGAACGTCGCCACGGTCGCCTCGGTGGTCGTCGTGCCCTTCATGTGGCAGGTGGCGTGGACGCTGATGGTGCCGATGTTCTTCGGCTCGGTGCGGATCCTCCAGACCGATGCGGCGCCGCAGCTGTGGATCCCTCTGGTGCTGGACGTCTCGTTCGCCCTCATCCTGGGAATGATGCTCATCACCCTCGGCCGGGTGTTCCGGCGGATCGCGGCCGACGTCGATGATGCCCGCACCAAGGCCGTCGCCAGCTACGCCCGTGCCGCCGCGGCCAACGCCGCGGAGGAGGAGCGGGTCGCGGTTGCCGCCCTCATGCACGACAGCGTGCTGGCCGCGCTCATCGCCAGCGAGCGTGCCGACACCGAGCGTGAGCGCACCCTCGCCGTGGCGATGGCCCGTGAGGCGCTGACCCGCTTCGCCAACACCGAGCAGGGTGTGGAGGAAGGAAGCGACGAGCCCACCGACGCCCAGGCGCTCGCCGACGCCGTCGAGCGCGCCGCCGCGAACCTGGGGGCCGACCCCGTGCGGAGTCGCGACATCGAGCGCGACACGCCGCCGCTGCCGGGCCGCGTCGCGCGCGCGCTCACCCTCGCCGCGACCCAGGCCGTCGCCAACGCGGTCGAGCACGCGCACGGTGAGGGGCTCGCCGTCCACGTGTCGGGGCGGGCCGACCGGATCGCCGTCGTCGTCTCCGACACCGGTCACGGTTTCGACCTGCACGCGATCCCCGACGATCGGCTGGGGATCCGTGCGTCCATCGTCGCCCGCGTCGCCGCCGTCGGCGGCATCGCCGCCGTCGAACCGACGCCGCAGGGGACCACGGTGACTCTGGAATGGCGGCCGGTGACCGCATGA
- a CDS encoding response regulator transcription factor produces the protein MTRVALIDDHESVRLGLEAACARVGAQTVVFSGSSVAAYLDWRAFSASSPADVVVLDLTLGDGTTVSENVRRLVRDGSSVIIHSVADRPEAVREALLAGAAGIVSKSSRIDDVTAAIATVSRGEPLNNVEWASAIEGDRAFADAQLSARERDVLRLYAAGLPLRAVAERLGVAYSTAKENITRVRVKYVEVGRPAPTKLDLMRRAIEDGILTPPAADGSVGHERRR, from the coding sequence ATGACCCGCGTGGCCCTCATCGACGATCACGAGTCGGTGCGCCTCGGGCTGGAGGCGGCCTGCGCCCGCGTCGGCGCTCAGACCGTGGTGTTCTCGGGCAGTTCGGTCGCCGCCTATCTCGATTGGCGAGCCTTCAGCGCCTCGTCACCCGCCGATGTCGTCGTGCTCGACCTCACGCTCGGCGATGGGACGACCGTCTCCGAGAACGTCCGCCGGCTCGTCCGCGACGGCTCGAGCGTCATCATCCACAGCGTCGCCGACCGGCCCGAAGCCGTGCGCGAAGCGCTGCTGGCGGGAGCAGCGGGGATCGTCAGCAAGTCCTCCCGCATCGACGACGTCACCGCCGCGATCGCCACGGTGTCCCGGGGCGAGCCGCTCAACAACGTCGAGTGGGCGAGTGCCATCGAAGGCGACCGCGCGTTCGCCGACGCGCAGCTGTCCGCGCGCGAGCGCGATGTTCTGCGCCTGTATGCGGCGGGCCTGCCGCTGCGCGCGGTCGCGGAACGGCTGGGAGTGGCCTACTCCACGGCCAAGGAGAACATCACGCGCGTTCGGGTGAAGTACGTCGAGGTCGGGCGGCCGGCGCCCACCAAGCTCGACCTCATGCGCCGCGCGATCGAGGACGGCATCCTGACCCCACCGGCCGCGGACGGATCGGTCGGCCATGAGCGTCGGCGCTGA
- a CDS encoding alpha/beta hydrolase → MPINPAARSAPGADAAPAASRPIDPALLTIPDGAVDVTVVREIDGLSYIDPDDPAMPSYRVIANNRQPVALRDMMILPVRTGYIGQDRIKPDPALVPPTGAEAVPDVDVDTVYLPVRDGVASALVYRPQGLAADDALGVILYVHGGGFTVGSAADTDYITRRLAKDNGVIVVSANYRLAPEYPFPTPLDDVADLYAWLRTDAHRLGGDPAWVAVAGDSAGSNFAAALPLLARTRGLPAPDAVLMYGAFVDFAQERWPSFQAQAPRGIVYDSAFFGFIRGAYLPTTPWTDPLASPIYGDLAGYPPTFLATGTHDPIVDSARAFAQALAAEGVAVDGYFPEGMPHGFYFFPDVQVPEGDIAFERTAAFLAKLRAG, encoded by the coding sequence GTGCCGATCAATCCCGCGGCGCGCTCGGCGCCCGGCGCCGACGCCGCCCCCGCAGCATCCCGCCCGATCGATCCTGCGCTGCTGACGATCCCCGACGGCGCGGTCGATGTCACCGTCGTCCGCGAGATCGACGGCCTGAGCTACATCGATCCGGACGACCCGGCCATGCCCTCTTACCGGGTGATCGCCAACAACCGCCAGCCCGTGGCCCTGCGCGACATGATGATCCTCCCGGTCCGCACGGGCTACATCGGGCAGGACCGGATCAAGCCCGACCCTGCTCTGGTGCCTCCGACCGGCGCGGAGGCGGTGCCCGACGTCGACGTCGACACCGTGTACCTTCCCGTCCGAGACGGGGTCGCCTCCGCCCTGGTCTACCGCCCTCAGGGCCTCGCCGCCGATGACGCGCTCGGCGTCATCCTGTATGTCCACGGCGGCGGGTTCACCGTCGGCTCGGCCGCCGACACCGACTACATCACGCGTCGCCTGGCCAAGGACAACGGGGTGATCGTCGTGTCGGCCAACTACCGGCTGGCGCCCGAGTACCCGTTCCCGACCCCGCTCGACGACGTCGCCGACCTTTACGCGTGGCTGCGCACCGATGCGCACCGGCTCGGCGGCGACCCGGCGTGGGTGGCGGTGGCGGGCGACTCGGCGGGGTCGAACTTCGCCGCGGCGCTTCCCCTTCTCGCGCGCACGCGCGGGCTTCCCGCCCCCGACGCGGTGCTGATGTACGGCGCGTTCGTCGACTTCGCACAGGAGCGGTGGCCGTCGTTCCAGGCGCAGGCGCCGCGGGGGATCGTCTACGACAGCGCGTTCTTCGGGTTCATCCGGGGGGCCTACCTGCCGACGACGCCCTGGACCGATCCCCTCGCGAGCCCCATCTACGGCGACCTCGCCGGTTACCCGCCCACCTTCCTCGCCACCGGGACCCACGACCCGATCGTCGACTCGGCCAGGGCGTTCGCCCAGGCGCTCGCCGCCGAAGGCGTCGCCGTCGACGGCTACTTCCCCGAGGGGATGCCGCACGGGTTCTACTTCTTCCCGGACGTCCAGGTGCCCGAGGGCGACATCGCCTTCGAGCGCACCGCAGCCTTTCTCGCGAAGCTCCGCGCGGGATAG
- a CDS encoding TRAM domain-containing protein, translating into MDVGDLLDLRIDDVAHGGVFVARHGAGDGERGRVVFVPDTLPGEVVRARLVDTSKKAFWRAEVVEVTEVSPDRRPHIWPQADLTTPPANRPGGADFGHIALGAQRALKKRVIDDALRRIGGAEREVTMAPAGTAGGGTETTDATRWRTRVSLHVDARGAVGPYAVRSHRVVEVTELPLATAEIEEATSSLGRLRPGRVDLVQPADGRVRVIPRPERTRRSPANPADPAAHEVIIEHVGERAFRVDAGGFWQVHRLAAETLTDVVTGAVRRSGAFDPDALHLDLYGGVGLFAAALGDLGGPRTRAISVESDPRATGHAAQNLTAWPAMSAETGRVDRWLPRFAQRLARADAAALARGTILLDPPRAGAGREVVDAVAALTPAAVVYVACDPVALARDLRTFRDHGYDTALIEAIDLFPHSHHVEAVAVLTGEGPRG; encoded by the coding sequence ATGGATGTCGGTGACCTGCTCGATCTCCGCATCGACGACGTCGCCCACGGCGGCGTCTTCGTCGCCCGTCACGGTGCCGGAGACGGGGAGCGGGGTCGGGTCGTCTTCGTGCCCGATACCCTGCCCGGCGAAGTGGTCCGTGCGCGGCTCGTCGACACCTCGAAGAAGGCGTTCTGGCGCGCCGAGGTCGTCGAGGTCACCGAGGTCTCACCCGATCGACGCCCCCACATCTGGCCGCAGGCCGACCTGACCACGCCCCCGGCGAACCGCCCCGGCGGCGCCGACTTCGGGCACATCGCCCTGGGCGCGCAGCGTGCGCTGAAGAAGCGGGTGATCGACGACGCGCTCCGCCGCATCGGCGGCGCCGAGCGAGAGGTCACGATGGCGCCGGCAGGCACCGCGGGTGGGGGAACGGAGACCACGGATGCCACGCGCTGGCGCACCCGCGTCAGCCTCCACGTCGACGCCCGCGGCGCCGTCGGGCCCTACGCGGTGCGCAGTCACCGCGTGGTGGAGGTCACCGAGCTGCCGCTGGCGACAGCCGAGATCGAAGAGGCGACGTCGTCGCTCGGACGTCTGCGTCCGGGGCGGGTGGACCTCGTTCAGCCCGCCGACGGGCGCGTGCGCGTCATCCCTCGCCCGGAGCGCACGCGCCGCAGCCCGGCGAACCCCGCCGATCCGGCCGCCCACGAGGTGATCATCGAGCACGTGGGCGAGCGCGCGTTCCGCGTCGATGCCGGCGGCTTCTGGCAGGTGCATCGCCTGGCCGCCGAGACCCTCACCGATGTCGTCACGGGCGCAGTGCGCCGGTCGGGCGCCTTCGATCCCGACGCCCTGCACCTCGACCTCTACGGGGGTGTCGGTCTCTTCGCGGCGGCTCTCGGTGACCTCGGCGGCCCGCGCACCCGGGCGATCAGCGTCGAGTCCGACCCCCGCGCCACCGGTCACGCCGCACAGAACCTCACCGCGTGGCCGGCCATGAGTGCCGAGACCGGGCGCGTCGACCGTTGGCTTCCCCGCTTCGCCCAGAGGCTCGCGCGCGCCGACGCCGCGGCGCTCGCCCGCGGCACGATCCTCCTCGACCCGCCGCGGGCCGGCGCCGGGCGCGAGGTCGTCGACGCCGTCGCCGCGCTGACGCCCGCCGCCGTGGTCTACGTCGCCTGCGACCCGGTCGCGCTCGCGCGCGACCTCCGCACCTTCCGCGACCACGGCTACGACACCGCCCTCATCGAGGCGATCGACCTCTTCCCCCACTCCCACCACGTTGAAGCGGTGGCGGTGCTCACCGGCGAGGGGCCGCGTGGATAG